A genome region from Magnolia sinica isolate HGM2019 chromosome 8, MsV1, whole genome shotgun sequence includes the following:
- the LOC131253417 gene encoding peptide-N4-(N-acetyl-beta-glucosaminyl)asparagine amidase A, which translates to MTSPRYHRIGLLSLTLSLLLQLFLSTRAASHAPALDHLLKSTPVPRESTPTEYLGLSLPVPRDHQTPSCSVILLQHNFSNTIGSPPVNVSYSPPSDCPPPWSSVAIQLTASCSGEQYDRIAGVWFDGVEVLRTSTAEPTEAGVFWSVRKDVSRYASVLLQPNSTVTMMLENVVNDVYTGIYHVNLTLDFYARSGIRVSSEEKRRYLKSGEKLGSLEEEGVELGFLGEGDIDGESNLGFLGEGSAELGFLRKESVERDGELGFLSDEGLGERKLGFLSEESGDSVMRLGVLAEENSERMGMLGSGSGENDGGEGKFGFLVEERDGGERELGFLAEGSADEERKLEILAEKNKGRLGVLSKEPLPLIKRVGKLGFSTREIAAPVIDREESPKLQFLSEEEPVFEDEHVKMERWAASMVSYKEPADLVIPISDNGDGGSWFRIQNESDIHSKEVKIPVNSHRAILEIYVSFHGNDEFWYSNPPDSYIQENNLTTERGNGAFRQVFVTIDGLYAGSFIPFPVVFTGGINPLFWEPVVAIGAFDLPSYDLDLTPFLGVLLDGNLHSFGLGVTDSIPFWLVNANLHVWLDHGSSRVAASLFKYHAPSITISRQSDFKILNGKFKIEAEREIEFSGWVNSSAGNLTTHVTHEFKFKNKIKFKRNANFKSIKQKVKAETKVKIEAQSVLLLAQAVYYSKYPLHIETTTLPNVDNTYLSKTSFSHERNEKSSVVLPSGVSVSSLVNSQESNGWMMVQDHSVLSGGASTNQSYRYKDAKGCYSRMVTTNNGLLLTDHTKEVCPLPLPYTPVVSFVRETYVFHKGCSLSY; encoded by the coding sequence ATGACAAGCCCGCGATACCACCGAATTGGATTGCTCTCACTGACACTGTCCCTTCTGCTCCAGCTTTTTCTAAGCACCCGCGCAGCTTCCCATGCTCCCGCGCTCGACCACCTCTTGAAATCCACCCCCGTTCCACGAGAAAGCACCCCCACTGAATACCTGGGGCTCTCTCTCCCTGTCCCGCGGGACCACCAAACCCCATCATGCTCCGTCATCCTCCTCCAGCATAACTTCTCCAACACCATCGGATCTCCCCCCGTCAACGTCTCATACTCCCCGCCGTCCGATTGCCCGCCGCCATGGTCCTCTGTCGCCATCCAGCTCACCGCCTCATGCAGCGGCGAGCAGTACGACCGGATCGCCGGCGTCTGGTTCGACGGCGTGGAGGTCCTCCGTACGAGCACGGCCGAGCCGACGGAGGCCGGGGTTTTCTGGAGTGTACGGAAGGATGTCAGCAGGTACGCTTCGGTGCTCCTGCAGCCGAATTCGACGGTCACGATGATGCTTGAGAATGTCGTGAATGATGTCTATACTGGGATTTATCATGTGAATTTGACTCTGGATTTCTACGCGAGATCGGGAATTAGGGTTTCTTCGGAGGAAAAGAGGCGTTATTTGAAATCTGGTGAGAAATTAGGATCTCTGGAGGAAGAGGGTGTTGAATTAGGATTTTTAGGGGAAGGGGACATCGATGGAGAGAGTAATCTAGGGTTTTTAGGAGAAGGGAGTGCTGAACTGGGGTTTTTAAGGAAAGAGAGTGTTGAGAGGGATGGAGAGTTAGGGTTTTTATCGGATGAGGGTTTGGGGGAGAGAAAATTAGGTTTTTTGTCTGAAGAGAGTGGAGACAGTGTGATGAGATTAGGGGTTTTAGCGGAAGAGAATTCGGAAAGGATGGGAATGTTAGGGTCTGGATCGGGAGAGAATGATGGCGGGGAGGGGAAATTTGGGTTTCTGGTGGAAGAGAGGGATGGTGGGGAgagagaattagggtttttagcaGAAGGGAGTGCTGATGAAGAGAGGAAATTGGAGATTTTAGCTGAAAAGAACAAGGGAAGGTTAGGGGTTTTATCCAAAGAGCCTCTTCCTCTCATAAAAAGAGTAGGGAAGTTAGGGTTTTCGACGAGAGAGATCGCAGCCCCTGTGATTGATAGAGAAGAAAGCCCAAAATTACAGTTTCTATCCGAAGAAGAACCAGTGTTTGAAGATGAACATGTGAAGATGGAGAGATGGGCAGCATCGATGGTTTCATACAAAGAACCTGCGGATCTGGTAATCCCCATTTCAGACAATGGTGATGGCGGATCCTGGTTCAGAATTCAGAACGAATCAGATATTCATTCCAAGGAAGTCAAGATTCCAGTTAATAGTCACAGGGCTATTTTAGAGATTTATGTCTCTTTCCATGGGAACGACGAGTTCTGGTACTCGAATCCTCCGGATTCTTACATCCAAGAGAACAATCTGACGACAGAGCGGGGGAATGGAGCGTTCCGGCAGGTTTTTGTGACGATCGATGGCCTTTATGCTGGCTCATTCATTCCCTTTCCAGTTGTATTTACGGGAGGGATCAATCCATTATTCTGGGAACCCGTTGTTGCAATCGGGGCATTCGACCTTCCTTCGTATGACCTCGATCTAACACCATTTCTTGGTGTTCTCTTAGATGGGAATCTCCACTCTTTCGGCCTCGGTGTAACTGATAGTATTCCGTTTTGGCTTGTCAATGCAAATTTACACGTCTGGCTAGACCATGGCTCATCCCGCGTAGCGGCAAGCCTTTTTAAATACCATGCTCCTAGTATCACCATCTCTCGGCAATCAGACTTCAAAATTTTGAATGGGAAGTTCAAGATAGAGGCTGAGCGGGAAATTGAATTTTCGGGGTGGGTGAATTCATCGGCTGGGAACCTTACCACCCATGTGACGCATGAATTCAAGTTCAAgaacaagatcaagttcaagaggAATGCAAATTTCAAAAGTATCAAGCAGAAGGTCAAGGCGGAGACGAAGGTGAAGATCGAGGCACAATCAGTTTTGTTACTTGCTCAAGCTGTTTATTACAGCAAGTATCCACTCCATATCGAAACTACAACTCTACCAAACGTAGACAATACCTATTTATCAAAGACCAGCTTTTCTCATGAAAGGAATGAGAAATCCTCTGTTGTTTTACCTAGTGGAGTCTCTGTCAGCTCCCTTGTTAACAGTCAGGAGTCGAATGGCTGGATGATGGTCCAAGATCACTCAGTTCTCTCTGGCGGGGCAAGCACTAATCAAAGTTACAGGTACAAAGATGCCAAAGGCTGCTACTCTCGAATGGTGACGACAAATAATGGTTTGCTTTTGACAGACCATACAAAAGAGGTTTGCCCTCTCCCACTGCCATATACTCCTGTAGTTTCTTTCGTGCGAGAAACCTATGTTTTTCATAAAGGGTGTTCACTAAGCTACTAG